The DNA region ATTAGGATTTAAGTAAATATAATTCATCGTAGAATAATATAATAAAATCTTGCCTAACTCAATAGCTATTCCAACACAATTCTCTTCAGTTCTAACCTCATCTTCAAATTCTAAAAACCTTTTAAGTGCGATTTCACATAAACTGTCATATGTTTTTACATAGTTTACAATCATCTTAACCCCCCTTACTAAATAAATTAATCAAATTTTTCAATTCCTTATAGGTAGGCTAAAAACTTTTATAGTTTTCATTAATAGACAATGTACAATCATTTAAGACATTATATTCTCTTGTTATACCAATTTGATAAATGCCTTCAAGCATTTTAAATCCTTTATAAATTTATTTTTTTAATTACTTATTTTTTAATAATTTCACACACCCAAAGCCCATGCTATTTTTTTCTCCAAATCCAGTTGCAATTCCAAACTCCAATAATTTTTTTGAACCTACTATATTAAAAATACCGCTATATCCCTTAATTAAAAATCCTTTATATTCTATAATATTTTCTCTTATTTTAGAAAAAGATTTTATTTTAATTTCTTTTTCAATATCAAGTTTATTATAAAAAGCTTTGTATTTATTTAATAAATTTAAGTTTATTTGAGAATTAAATTCTTTTTCTCCAGGTTTAAAATAAATTGTATATTTTGAACCATCATGTTTAAATAAAATAGAATAAGTAACTATTGGAGAAAGAGTTTCAATTAAAATTTCATCCTTATCTACCTCTATTGGTATAACAGTGGCTTCATTTACATCAAGCTCATTATTTCCAAGTTTAATTTTACTATTCAATATATTATTAACAAAAGATTGACAAAATTCTAAATAAGCTATCATCATATTAATGCCTCTTTACTAATTAATTGTATACCATATGAACCCGACAATTATTGTCGCTAAAAAAATTTTTTTTTAATATTTTATAAATTTTTGATACATCTCTTTTATTCTAGATAACCATAACTTTCTAAGCTCTTCTGGCTCCACTATTTCTGCAAATTCTCCATATCTTAAAACTTTTCCAACTAATTCATCAGGATAAGTATAAGGAACTGTGAGCTTTACAACTTTTTCACCATTTTCTTCTATTTTCTCTAATACTTGCATCTTATGCCAATTTTGTTTTTCAACTATATTTGCAATTTTTTTATAAAACTTTATCACTGCATTTTTGGTTAAATAACCCTTATATATGCCAAAAGAATTATTTATTAAATTTTTTAAATCTTCATCTGAGATAGAATCTTTATTTTCATAAATTTTATCTGTTAAAACTATGCTATTAATTCGTGCTAAAAGTAAAGTTCTAAGCTCATTTTTACCTATATCAATTACTATAAGATACCATTTACCTCCATAGTTTATTAACTTTTTTGCAAAAACTTCTCTTAATGTTCTATTATTATTAGCATCTGTATAATCAACTTTTATTATTTTAGAATCAAGATATGAGATTAAAATAGTATTTAAAATTTCAAAATTTATCTCTTCAAACTCAACATTTTCATAGATAATAAATTCAGTGCTTAATTTTTTCCACTTTTGAGGAAAACCTTTTAATAATTCTTTTTTTATATTATTTGAATACACCGGCAAATAATATTTACAATCTATAATATTTTCAAAAAATACAAGAGTAATTAGAGATTTTTCATTATGAAAACTCAACAAATCATATGGTCTAGTATATTTATAAACCCCTATTTGTTTATAATAAATAATCGGTGCATGCATTTCTCTTCTCATTGTTTCAATATCTCTATCTAAAGTTCTTTCACTGATTTCAAATTCTTTTAAAATAGTTTTTTTAAATACCTGCCCATATTTGGTTATATGGTCATGTATAAAAAATACTCTTTCAATCCTACC from Spirochaetota bacterium includes:
- the cas6 gene encoding CRISPR-associated endoribonuclease Cas6, with translation MMIAYLEFCQSFVNNILNSKIKLGNNELDVNEATVIPIEVDKDEILIETLSPIVTYSILFKHDGSKYTIYFKPGEKEFNSQINLNLLNKYKAFYNKLDIEKEIKIKSFSKIRENIIEYKGFLIKGYSGIFNIVGSKKLLEFGIATGFGEKNSMGFGCVKLLKNK
- a CDS encoding WYL domain-containing protein, which codes for MGRIERVFFIHDHITKYGQVFKKTILKEFEISERTLDRDIETMRREMHAPIIYYKQIGVYKYTRPYDLLSFHNEKSLITLVFFENIIDCKYYLPVYSNNIKKELLKGFPQKWKKLSTEFIIYENVEFEEINFEILNTILISYLDSKIIKVDYTDANNNRTLREVFAKKLINYGGKWYLIVIDIGKNELRTLLLARINSIVLTDKIYENKDSISDEDLKNLINNSFGIYKGYLTKNAVIKFYKKIANIVEKQNWHKMQVLEKIEENGEKVVKLTVPYTYPDELVGKVLRYGEFAEIVEPEELRKLWLSRIKEMYQKFIKY